Part of the Venturia canescens isolate UGA chromosome 2, ASM1945775v1, whole genome shotgun sequence genome is shown below.
tgagtgcttccatatgaaacactctaccagatgcaaaacatgcccaactttgggggatgatttcaccccttaaaaataactttcggccgataaaaaagaatacgtatttcttattttttgataagctacattctatgaaaagaatactaaaattggaaggggccagtgctcaaaacaaaatttgatattttaagggtgttttacccccttaatttttttgatctgaggaaaacccgaaaatacgtcgattttatttttttttgctctgcaaaatggcgtttgttttattaaaatcagattgtaagtttttgttatacgaaaaaattctgaacattcgggggtggttcacccctttgccgtaagggtgcataagaagatggacatgtcatatgggttatttgacatgctaaacattttgcaattggtttcgtttcgatcggttgagtgcttctatacgaaacactctaccagacgcaaaacatgccgaactttgagggttgatttcaccccttaaaaataactttcggccgataaaaaaaaatacgtgtctcttatttttggatggactataacatagaaaaaaattatcaaaatcagagGCGAATACTAAAGTACATTTCCTTGTTAGAATATTTTAAAGTGGACATATATACTTACCTTTTCCTCTTCTTACTTCAACTAGGGTGCATTCCGCGCGCTGAAGCGCACGAGCGGTTTTCTGGTAGCGCTGCTGCGCTCCTTTTATTGCGACAGCGTCTTGAAGCCAACCTATTTCAGAGCAGTTTAATAAGAATTTGGGTCCGCGGCGTGGCTGAAACTGAACTACGCTTTGACAAAAGTCTGGCTCTTCCAGATCGCACTATCGATAGGTGTgtctttttcaaatttttggaGCTTTCAAACATACTTTCAGTGCATTTTGAGCTCTTTGAACTCAAAAATCTAAGAGctttttggaggaaaaaatatattgactttgaattttgtgtTTGTTCTTGGATAAACGTTGACCTAGTTGATTTATCGAAAAGTGACATCTTCTCTGTATGATGACCTGTTTTGTAGAGCGTTCaatagggtattttacaccatgtaagaaataatataaaaacgcatgtttatgatagatttcgtataaagtaaacgagaaacgtcaatatttatttataaaaatgcaatgtaaattttataactcaatttcaaaaatcgtcttttttcacgtatttttcaaatgtctaaatcggcatccgccatattggattccaacgtgacgtcactccgatagtaaacaatccAGATTTGTATCGTGCGCTCTGggttatcaagagactcggtagagtctcgggacaagtacattgacagccctgtcgtctgctggcccgaggctctcgccgagactatattatctctgaataaaacgattcgcggtggtgggggtaaaatcgacatgtcattttcttgaattgcgaagctcaggagttatgtcgcaatttgaaaattgatcttTCAGCcaattaagaaattctttttcgattgcgcccaaaatcagcatgatcggtggcgtaattgctgtgaaaaaactttgcacgggctcaagattatgcaaaaagtaccaacacatttacgcagctgacgtatccgtatatgggttcagaccgatacatacaagggcttcttgatgcccatcataaccaatcaccggtgagaatctatccgtcccgatcaatcgccgatgagaaagtttctgatagtcctcaatgttttcttgtataccgtctgttatcgtcggttatgttattataaagtgattgccatcgtagccccgtggatcaacggtgcaagatttgcaaatttcgtttaaataaataaagcattattggaaataacagtggatataatcaattttatttttttcataaaagaagtttcaataagtttcgagcccaattcacgacaataatatctataataaataaaacctcaaaagtggattaatcgatctcatacagtgtactgagagtgagtaaaatgttgagaagtgaaaacgtgacgACAGAGGACAGACAGCGTGTCGAGCGGCAGCAGCGTGGCGAGCTACGCCTCTGCCGTTGACAACCAAACATTGACGACGGCACAAACGACTACAACGACGAATAAGAAACCGGACTTGATACAACTGTTTCGGCTCATACAAGAGACGGCGACGAAAATGGCCGTAGCGGCAAACGTCCAGAAGAATATGAACATGACGGTGAAGACAGGAATCAAGACGATCCTTGAGACCGCGGACATTGCGCTGCACACGCACATGGAAGCGGCCTCAAAGGGACGTCTTGTAGACAGTAACAAGACAACGACAGGAACGAACAACAACGATGAGACGCCACGCACGAAACGGAAACGTTCGTCGAACGGATCCACGCCGGAGTCCTCCCAAAAGAGGCCTCCGACGATGGGACCGCCTACAGAATGGCAGACCGttacgaagaaaaacaaggacaaaacaaaaaagaaaacggacgCAAAGACCCGAGCTGACCGGAGCGGACCGGCCCCCCGGAAAAGGGGCCTGGCTGTTCTGGTCAAACCGGGCACGAACACGACGTACTCCGACATATTACGCAAGATACGGACGACGATCGACCCGAAGGAGAGTCACGTGCAGGTGACGACCCTGAGGAAGACGAAGAACGGACTGTGCCTGCTGAAACTTCAAGTTGACGCAGACAAACCTGACGGACGCGACGAATTTGGACGACAAATTCAAGACGCGATCGGGGAAGCGGGCAACGTCAGGGCTATGACCTCCGAAATCCAATTGGAGATCATGGACCTGGACTGTGTTGCGACTCCGGACGACGTGACGGACGTGCTTAGGCGAGAGACAGGACGAGACGCGGACTTTCGGGTCCACATTTTCGGTCCGAACCGCGCTGAGCAGTACATGGCGGTCTGCGAACTCGATTCGCGGGAAGCCGAGGCGCTGCTTCGGCGCGGCCGGATCGGAATTGGCTGGGTACATTGccgcgttcggaaacgactaACGGTGACGAAATGTTACAGGTGCCTGGAATTCGGCCACGTGAAGGCCGAATGCAAAGGCAAAGACAGGACGAAATGCTGCCGCATGTGCGGCGCATCCGGACATCTCGCGACGGACTGCAAAAACAAACCGATCTGTCCACTGTGCTCCGAGGCCGGGCACAAGGACGTAGCGCACCTTGCCGGAACCGGCAGGTGCGCCATGTTCCGAGCCGCACTGGAGGAGTGCAAGAAGCAGGCCGGAAGACGGACAGAGTAGTTCAGGGAAACCTGAACCGTAGTAGGACCGCAGACATGCTCCTACCACAGATAGCCGACGAACACGACGCGGACATCCTGATCCTGTGTGAACCATACAGGAGAAGGACGACTCAGACGTACATTACGAATGAGACAGAGACCACAGCTATCTGGGTAAGGGGTGCCACCCAATCCCGAGTCTCTAACCGCGGTGTCGGGGACGATTATGTCTGGGCGAAAGTCGGCGCTGTCACTTATGTCAGCGTCTACTTGACACCCAACTGCACCGCGGCCGAGTTCGAGAAGAAGGTGGCACTGCTAGAAGACGGTATCAGGGACCTGCCCGGGGATGTCATCGTCGCAGGGGACCTCAACGCGAGGGCGATCAAGTGGGGAATGACGGAAGCGAACCGACGTGGACGACTACTGCTGGAGATGGCCGCAAGACTGGACTTAGCAGTGGTAAATACGGGACACACGCCGACGTACAGACGACCAGGGTTTGGAAACTCCATCCCGGACGTGACGCTGACGTCGGACGGAATCCTGTCACGGCTGAGGAGATGGCGGGTGATCGAGGACTATACAGCCAGCGATCACCAGTACATCGTCTTCGAAGTGGCAGGATGGACAGAAACGAGACGAACGAGAATCCACCAACCCCCGCGGTGGAACCTTGACAAACTGGACGGACGAAAATTTGCTGAGGAGTTGATGGCAACACCTGctccgatgacgaaaattccccCCGAGCTGACTGGCCGGCAAAGGGCGGAGAGACTGACAGACGAGACGGCCAAACTAATAGACGGTTTATGCAACAGCACAATGCCGAAACGACGACAGACACAGAAAAGACGACCACAATACTGGTAGACGGACGAGATCGCCGAATTGCGCAGGATTTGCCTGGCAAATCGGCGACGAGTGACGAGGGCTGGGGGCAgacccgaaagggaaaacctcCAGGCCATATACAAAACAGCACGGAAGACGCTAACGAAAGCAATACGGGACAGCAAGACGCGATGCTGGAGGAAGCTCTGCGAGGAGGTGAACGAGGACCCCTGGGGAACTGGTTACAAGATTGTGACCGGCAAACTAGGGGCCCGAGTTccaccagaactcaaagacgcCGAAACAGTAGGACGAATTGTTGACGGATTGTTTCCGACGCACCCGATACGGACGAACGTGACGGACGACGCTGACGTGCCGGCGCCCCCGTCTTTGTCGCTGAGGAGCTCACCAGAGCAACGAAGGCGATGAAGACCGGTAAGGCGCCGGGACCAGACGGAGTACCGGCCGAGATCCTCTGGCTCGTGGCTCGCCTACGGCCGGAGATACTTCTCGACCTGTACAACACGTGCTTGATGACAGGAACGTTCAGCGGTCGGTGGAAAGAGGCGAGGCTCGTCCTTATCCCGAAAGGTAAGGGCGACCCCAACACGCCCTCGGCCTACCGACCGTTGAGTTTACTTGACACGACAGGTAAACTCTACGAACAATTACTGAGACCGAGACTGACGGACGCGATGCAGGCCGGTGGGGGTCTCTCCGACCTGCGGTTCGGTTTCAGGAGGGGTCGATCGACGATTGGAGCAATCCAAAAGGTGGTTGACTCTTTCCTGGAACTGGACAGACACTGCCACGCAGCCCGACCTATCGTGCTGCTAGCAACACTGGACATCAGGAATGCTTTCAACTTGGCCAGGTGGGTGGATATCTTGGAGGCGTTGAAAAGCAACTTCGGGATCCCACCTTACTTAGCTCGGGTTGTGGAGGATTACCTGAAAAACAGACGTATAACGTACGAAACGATCGAAGGACAGGTAACGAGACAGTTCACCGCTGGGGTTGCCCAGGGGTCGATACTGGGACCTGACTTCTGGAATGGCTTATACGACAGCTTGCTTCGGCTGGAGATGCCGCTCGGAGTGATCCTCGTCGCCTACGCTGATGACGTAGCGGCGGTGATTACAGAGCGATCTCCGGAACTAGCACAGTTGAAGTTGAACCAGATCATGAGACGAGTTGGACGTTGGATGCCAGACCACGGATTGCAACTCGCAACGGAAAAGACGGAACTGACGCTTCTTACGAGAAGACGTATACAGACGATACAGCCCATGACAGTGGGGACATACGAGACAGAGACCAAGGGGGAAGTCAAGTACCTTGGGGTAACCcttgatacgaagatgaccttctggcctcacatacaaaagacggcccagagggcggcagagaggatagcgtccttgagccgcctgatggcaaatacgacgggaccgagaccggggaaacggcgactattaatggcgacagctcactcgatcctcctgtaCGGTGCGGAGATCTGGGCAGACTCCCTGAAGACGAAGAAGTACtgcaagacgatgacgatggtacagcgacaaggtgcgctgcgaatcgcttgctcctaccggacagtctctgcacaagcAGTTCTGGTGGTGGCAGGCGTAATTCCCGTGGATCTCATTGCGTTTGAGCGTAAGAGGATCTACGAGAGCAGCGCAGACATAGGACGGAAAAATTCAGCAATTGCCGAACGCGAAAGGACAATCGACGAATGGCAAGGACGGTGGACAAACGGAATCGATGGTAACTGGACGAGacgacttatacgggacctgaggccgtggctcggaaggaagttcggggacgtgaatttttacgtGACCCAGCTCTTGACGGGCCACGGTTACTTCCGACAGTACCTTCACAACATGAACAGAGTACGGACACCTgactgtaagtactgtggacatgaacgtgacgacgcggaacacacgtttttcgtgtgtgacctttggacgagacagagacaagaACTAGTGACAACGGTCGGCAACATCTCTCCCGATAACATCGTGGCGGTGATGCTGCACGAACCTGAATGGTGGCGCTTAGTCGCTACCTACCCGGAAACGATACTGAGACGTaagaacgcggacggctgcttgacggatgactaagcagacggagtgacgcgacgtTACGACAACGGtgagacagaacggacgaacgaacacagacagaacccccagtcaaaagtaatatcaacatagtccctggctggggggaaggacaacaaggaggtggcggttttagtgggtaggcctgtttttttttttgggagtcccacatacccatgtagtccGTAAGACTACATGGAATCCTTAAAAAGCatttccgcaactccttggtaaaaaaaaaaaaaaaaatttccagaccatgtttgcgattggcattgtgggttaaaaaattcatgtctgtaagtctacacctgatcatttttggatgtgataaaatattttgtctgcggataaccatggagacttacaaaattacagcattttgcttgcttcaacatgcatcgtatctgtcacttttttcttgaatgtgtcataataagtttcaaaaatgtggttcagataattttgaagtgtttttccctattgcaccaaagtctgtataactggtacgtagcaagtacctatgaactttgatatttctgtgaagtagcaggtatgccaatcttttaactttttggttccgactggaatatattaacgaagatattcattactaaagtcttcacctacttatttctgaataggtctgaaattaccgtcttcagaaactaatgcacagatacatgaaacaattttgatttctgttctctttcaattgcgctgtcttttttcttttcaactatggcataattaatttcatgaatGTGTGGTACTTTTGTTTGTCTGTATCATAACGTAGATGAagaaattgcagcagatactggcaaactttgaaaattctgtgtttaCACTTGTGCGCCAAGTAttagcacttcctatttttgattatggaatatgggtatatataaattatgaaaattattaaaaaattatagaatatgataatacataaataataaataattcaaaatggtacaaaaagtcagcggtgGCCCATTTATGATTGGCATAagaatttatgttttcaaaatagatatatattaaaaaataagcaaatctgTTGGTCCTGACACACTCAatacttttcatttctctgaTTGGAACTCAGTCGCTACATGTagagtttaaaaattgtaTACATCGACATGTGTACATCAACTTGatatctctgggtatgatactgtgaatagaaaagaatgcttgaaaaagtcattggaagtttcctggtggacttggtgagcattatatatattttttctctatctctttctgtcaaattttacggaaaatcaatcaaaaaattcgtttcattgaaaaattttcatatcttttttattcacaacgatttgattaaaaaaattgaaaataaaattcataaatgaaGGGGGGAAATTCCtcaataatacaaaatattcataaacgttacggaaaatagttttaatcccacaaaattgtgGACACATTCGGAATCGATGAAACATGAGGGGATCATCGTGtttcatcgtcatcatcatcaccatcatcatgaGGGAAACATGAGGAAACATcgaacattcgaagaatatcaaactgttataagttGCAGAAAAgttaacgaaaatcattggataaattattttcgattatcataatagaaacagtggaaaactttcgaaaaccttatttgaaaatttagaactaccacagaaaaaagattggaTACCAAGCCGCAAAAATCCtccctcggagaaaaaaaaatttggataagccctagcggattgtacTGTTTTTGACCAATCGTTACATCCGTTAgggagtacattgatgatcgcccgttttcgcattataccacgaaaaatgtaaacaaaaattatcaaatttcgcaatgaaaattattttcaaccgtgaaaaatattcaaatacatTAAAACCCGGCAGTATTAGTGAATGATTTATCCACTAATATACTGATTATCgcggtattttcaacgttaataagagttttcaattgaatttcaagcaTTGGACACACGAAACAAATATCTAGGGTATATATGTGTGCATAGCTATATAtgtgcatatatagatatacagaatgcctgttcgctattttgatcgttcgctGTTTCGACCTCCACCCAAAttgttgactataattatttgtcaaaatacggctttcgatttattatttgaaaacaataagaaagagattatttgaaaaaattcaatttattctagCATACATGACATAGTATTCCTCGATAAATCgaccaatgtttcaatttcgcattCCGCACTCTGTTGATATTTGTTCTTGAGTTCATAAACAGCAAGTTACATGagataaaagagaattttttactattacaACTTTATCTTGCCTACAAtagtcaattatttttcttaattttgcaaaacaaatAAGTAAGGACATACAAGAATATATGGATGTGACGAGTACTTTTCTATCGTATGTGAGTATTTAAAAGCAAAgtgaataattaaaagattggttctataaaattttcaattttctgaacGTAGAGTatatagtttttatttcttttttaacccAGCGTGATTGTGCATGGTTAGCTCAGCTTAATGTAATCCGAAAAACAAGATTaccgaacttttgagaaaaaagatctgATACAGAATATcaaaaattcccctagggaaaaaaggttgggacaagtacattgatggtcccttgtttcctgatcatatcacgaaaaatgtggaaaaagaaagtagtaaggctataccagttctaacccaCGGGGCTCTCAgcggggagcggggacgggggagcgcggggaccgttgcggggctgcacggcatgtggaggggaaggttctcgcacagcgggggtgcggcggcactttgaagagacaaaagatttttttacaccatatcctccaatgactgatttatgtttctggtatatcagattgaacggaattttctttttaaagtgctcttgcTGTTCAGAAAAGGGCATGGTTCGCCGTTCTCTCGCGTGGGGCCCTCAGTGCACGGTTggtctctcgcttgagctcgGCAGTGCCGTGCTCTCTGCGCGCGCTCCCCTCCTTCGTGCTATACTTGCCGGTAGCTCACCGGCGTTTTTCTAAGCCCTTCTTCCACGGATCTCGGTACGCGACGCATCGATTGTGATCCTCGCACTTCGGACTAATCATCGGCTcgcttcataattttttactcttctACCTTCTCTTTCATCGGGAGTGTTGCGCCTTACAACCGTGGCACTCTGGGACAATATTCGggaaattattattgaatttctTCGGCTAATTTCATTACGAAATCTCTCCTCTTCGGTTTGGTACGTTGTGCAAGACACCACGTGCTTCTTAATTAGCTCTACTTCCCAATCTTCAATCATTCGTTTTCTAATTGAATTGAGTGCGCGTTTTAGTCTCGCGATTTACGCCCGTGGAATTAAACCGTTCACTTTAATTGTTTTCCGGCATTATCTAAAGTTCTCCTTCACTATCGGAACCGAACTCGTAACGGCTCTCTTCGAACACCTCTCCGCCATATTGGCCATCTGTGGACTCTTCGAGATACTTCGATTGTGAACTCTTCGATCTGAATaaaactgtgatatttttgacTGATTTTTGCACGGAAATCTACAGCTTCgccttcattcttttttctttcacccgGCCATGCAATTATCCACGATTCCATCCTCACAAACCAGGAAATATTCCTTCAAAAAATTACActtgccgaagatgatcttaattatcggactccgtgacgaaagatgtttacatgtcacactaatgacaaatttatgtgtccggtgttacgtattttgtattgtggcgcaagttccgacaagatttctttttcaaactgcccctcccccaatttttgcttagaggaatatattgtttttttctgagaaaaaatgaaagtttgcatcagactggaagtatttgctctcaatgacagatttatgtgtcctgtgttacattcctgagatggcgatttcttttttcaaaatgctcctccctcgacaaatttatgtgtcctgtgttgcatcttttgtattcctgaggtggtacaagtttcgacgagatttcttttttcaaaaactagttTTAACTCAGAGATTTCAGGGGGAGTGCGTTGCGGGGGCTGTGTGAAGGTCCTCAGGGTAGTGAGGAAGTGGAGGGGGGATGCAGTGGTCCTGCTTGCGGCATTGCATAGACAAAAGtatattcgaggaaaaaagaattcgctAATGCCCAATAACAGAATTATGTTTCCTGCATAGAAAAGTCAGTTGAGACGAAAAGTGTTCTCAATTATTGGTATCCGTGACGAAGGAGACCCCTAATGcgagatttatgtgtcctgtgctacattcctgagatggcaATGAGATTTCTCTGGGAAATGCGCCTGCCTTCCCACCCATTGTTTAGCTTGAAAGTTgtcaagaaaaatgtttttccgagaaaaaaaattttcagattggactagaaatctttacagagatgcaCATTTCTCAAAAAGCGTAAGAAGGGATTTTTTGAAGTCAACCGCACTTCCTCGATTAGATCCTGGGAATCACATAAGAATTCGAGTTTccagaaaagtcaagatttttcctccctcctactcatccccacctcagaaccgaaaaaacgcgtatataaaaggaaacaattttgaggaaggtccAGATTCTGTCGAGACGACGTAACAGTTACGAGTCAAATTCCGTTcagcgcatcatgtctctcaccgtcgacattgctaccgagcaattgctgcgtatggaagcaactctcctgcggacgttggagcaattcctggtgtgggaacaccagTGTGATACCCTCATCGAATCGATGGAGGAGCAAGTCCGATCGAAACGACCACGCTTGGGATATCACCACTCAgtcacttcgcaaatcttgcgtctcgaatgtttgaagcaggcaacacgtcaacgcttcatacattggggcggaGGATTAAATGATCACGGATTAACATGGCGCGAAATTGACAGCGCATTTGAGAATCGCTTGTCAACTGGCGCtgtgattaatcgtgatcatatcgacccacgaaagtttctattggatGCGTATGAGCTTGTTGAAGAACAAGTGCAGGCTCATATTCGTAAACacaatagcatcaaagtgaacacttcgtttaacggagagtttaccgtgggcgataagcgggcgaataaaagtgtcaacacgggaaatgttgaacttttcacaacatcggacctgagtgagtggtatcagaagcgagtcgtggagccgactctaaaatcgctcgaggagttccaaGAGAGTGACAGCGGCTGGACCTTGACATCCATAACCAATCTAacagtgaacatcaacaagtataATGCCTTACGTGCAGGATGTCACGTTTCATTAGTAAAATGGATACAGTTGAAAAGAGCGGTGGTGAATGTGAAATCGAcggataatgcgtgttttggatgggcaatgactgcTGCTCTTCATCCGGTAGACCGATACAGCGATCGCACATCTTCTTACCCGtattattcaacgatattcgaCTTCCGAGGCATCAACTTCCCTATGACGTTGGACCAGATTGGGAGATTGgaaaagatgaataatctctcaatcaacGTCTATAGCGAGAACAAGGAAGTCATTTTACCAGTCCGCGTgagcaaagagaaaaaagagcgccACATCAACTTGCTGTACATTGAAGACGTGTCGGgatgtggaattggacactttgcgtggatcaagaatttatcccgaCTAGTCAACTCTCAACTTAATACTGGTGGGCACAAGAAATAtatctgtgatcggtaagtaaattaatatacaactgtaaaaatttcattcgttgcgATAATGATGaaacgtttttaaaaatttgaaatttattttattgttacaGATGCCTGCATTACTTTTCAACCATCGAAAAGCTACAGTCTCATGAGGTTGATTGCGGCGTACTCAACGACTGTGCTGTTCGACTACCGGGCGAAAacgacaaatggctggaattcACGAACGCCAATCGTAAGGggcgtctcccgttcgtggtataTGCCGACCTCGAATGTATCCTGGAGAAGACCAACGCTgatgagaggaagaaaaataagagccaACATCATCGTgtcttcagcgttggatattatgtCAAGTGCTCCTACGATGATTCGCTGTCGGGATACCACGAACGAAGAGGTGAGGATTGTGTGGAATGGTTCGTAGAAGAACTTAAGCAATTAGCTTTGCGGGTAGAAGAGATTCTTCTTACGAACGTTCCAATGAAAGAATTGTCTTCGTAAGAGTGGAGGAAATttcgggaagaaaaagaatgtcatatttgtgagaagccttttgtcgagggtgatgagcgtgttcgcgatcattgccatctgACAGCccaattcagaggtccggctcattcaaattgtaatttaaactatcagaattcgtttttcatgccaatagttttccacaatttatccggttatgatgcacattttataattaaagaagtagcaactgcgttcgcgggaaaaatcgatttgctcccaataacaaaagaaaagtacatctctttctcgaaaacggttcaaacatctaaagacacgcggaaaaatataaaattacgtttcatcgactctttcagatttctcaatacaaGTCTCGATAAACTAGCTTCATTTTTAACTGCGGACAAACTCTTAActttaaaatcacaatttcaagatttagaccattttcatttattaacacgaAAAGGTGTCTTTCCATACGAGTACATTGATAGTTTGGAAAAGTtggatgaaacggagcttccaccgcgagaagcattttacagctctttaactgattcaacagtttccgaaaaggagtatgcaaatgcgaaaaatgtgtgggaacgattttcaacgcgaacgctcggtgaatacagcgatttatacttgaagactgacgtattactattaggcgatatctttgagaatttccgcgatacttgtctaaaaagttatggtcttgaccctgcgttttactacactctccccggatatacctgggatgccatgatgaaatataccaaagtaaagtttgaattgctcacagacattgatatggtattgttcgtggagagaggtattcgaggtgCTCTTAGTCAATTctccaaaagacatgcccgtgccaataacaagtacatgaactcatATGATCCATCTATTCCATCgtcatacttgatgtattttgatgtgaaCAATTTGCATGGATGGTCAATGAGTCAACCATtgccttatgcagatttcgaatggattgaagatcttgcaaacttcaacgttgaATCTCTGCCATCAgactctgaaattggttatatacttgaagttg
Proteins encoded:
- the LOC122406322 gene encoding uncharacterized protein; the protein is MLLPQIADEHDADILILCEPYRRRTTQTYITNETETTAIWVRGATQSRVSNRGVGDDYVWAKVGAVTYVSVYLTPNCTAAEFEKKVALLEDGIRDLPGDVIVAGDLNARAIKWGMTEANRRGRLLLEMAARLDLAVVNTGHTPTYRRPGFGNSIPDVTLTSDGILSRLRRWRVIEDYTASDHQYIVFEVAGWTETRRTRIHQPPRWNLDKLDGRKFAEELMHNAETTTDTEKTTTILVDGRDRRIAQDLPGKSATSDEGWGQTRKGKPPGHIQNSTEDANESNTGQQDAMLEEALRGGARVPPELKDAETVGRIVDGLFPTHPIRTNVTDDADVPAPPSLSLRSSPEQRRR